A genomic window from Companilactobacillus alimentarius DSM 20249 includes:
- a CDS encoding aldose 1-epimerase family protein produces MTVYQLKNDFLTVKVESLGAEIISVKNNEGVEFMWQANPNVWGRHAPVLFPIVGRLKDNHYFIDDQEYKMTQHGFARDQEFTLDSQTDSQLVLSLTTSEASLEKYPYHFKLRIVYQLVKGTLQISYLVDSLEDSEDMYFSIGAHPGFSVPFEKGLNYEDFNVSVDPKESRTLIPINGETGNVDLNNEKKVENQDFQLKHDAFVKDAIVYRLNEPTQVTIASEKSQHQVILDTGNAKFFGMWSSYPTEGNFMCIEPWWGIADREDSDNQFKSKYGINRLAPGNQFEAYFSISIK; encoded by the coding sequence ATGACAGTCTATCAATTGAAAAATGATTTTTTAACAGTAAAAGTAGAATCATTGGGTGCTGAAATTATTAGCGTCAAAAATAATGAGGGTGTAGAGTTCATGTGGCAAGCTAACCCTAATGTCTGGGGAAGACATGCACCAGTCTTATTCCCAATTGTGGGTCGTTTAAAAGATAATCATTATTTTATTGATGATCAAGAATACAAAATGACGCAACATGGTTTCGCTAGAGATCAAGAATTTACACTCGACTCTCAAACAGATTCTCAATTAGTGCTGAGCTTAACAACGAGTGAAGCTAGTTTAGAGAAATATCCCTATCATTTTAAATTGAGGATTGTTTATCAATTAGTTAAGGGTACACTCCAAATTTCCTACCTAGTCGACAGTTTGGAAGATTCAGAAGATATGTACTTCTCGATTGGAGCCCATCCGGGATTTTCAGTACCTTTTGAAAAGGGACTGAATTATGAAGATTTCAACGTTTCGGTTGATCCTAAGGAATCAAGAACTTTAATTCCTATTAATGGCGAGACTGGAAATGTAGATCTTAATAACGAGAAGAAAGTTGAGAATCAAGATTTTCAATTAAAACATGATGCCTTTGTTAAAGATGCGATTGTTTATCGTTTGAATGAACCAACACAAGTAACTATTGCTAGTGAAAAAAGTCAGCATCAAGTAATCTTAGACACAGGGAATGCTAAATTCTTCGGTATGTGGTCGTCTTATCCAACTGAGGGCAATTTTATGTGTATTGAGCCTTGGTGGGGGATAGCCGATCGAGAGGACTCTGACAACCAATTTAAGTCTAAGTATGGTATCAATCGTTTAGCTCCAGGTAATCAATTTGAAGCTTACTTTAGTATTTCGATTAAATAA
- a CDS encoding DUF3862 domain-containing protein, translating to MDNHKYPSRAEYRKIHHLKPIRKPFYQKWWFWLIIVILIIGGLIGGLTGYYYNPGNETAKTTQSSKKKPEKKKTTKKVTGITLKQYNGTYISEKDGMSLNDLIKFFGKPTTSTTSKVDGVQTKIETWTKIANGNKNSKLIIHFYNDHAVTKALIGLKVSRSKKISLAQYQQIKTGQTTENIIKKLGKPNDYSESSVNGMQMKVLKYTSGLNGDEGATLSVNIANDKVSSKSQTGLK from the coding sequence ATGGATAATCATAAGTATCCTAGTAGAGCTGAGTATCGTAAAATTCATCATTTAAAACCCATCAGGAAACCATTTTATCAAAAATGGTGGTTCTGGTTAATTATTGTTATATTAATTATCGGCGGTCTTATAGGAGGGCTTACAGGATACTATTATAATCCTGGAAACGAAACTGCTAAAACTACTCAATCTAGTAAAAAAAAGCCTGAGAAAAAGAAAACTACCAAAAAAGTTACCGGAATTACTTTAAAACAATATAACGGTACTTATATCAGTGAAAAAGATGGAATGTCTCTTAATGATCTTATTAAATTTTTTGGCAAACCAACTACTAGCACCACTAGTAAAGTCGATGGTGTTCAAACAAAAATAGAGACTTGGACCAAAATTGCTAATGGAAATAAGAATTCTAAATTGATCATTCATTTCTACAATGATCACGCTGTTACCAAAGCCTTGATTGGCCTAAAAGTGAGTCGATCTAAAAAAATAAGTTTGGCACAATACCAACAAATAAAAACTGGGCAAACTACTGAAAACATCATCAAAAAACTGGGCAAACCTAATGACTATAGTGAATCATCCGTCAATGGGATGCAGATGAAAGTCCTCAAATACACCTCCGGTTTAAATGGCGATGAAGGCGCTACCTTGTCTGTTAATATCGCCAACGACAAGGTCAGCAGTAAAAGTCAAACGGGATTAAAATAA
- the plsY gene encoding glycerol-3-phosphate 1-O-acyltransferase PlsY, producing the protein MKLLICAILAYLIGSFPTAYLVGKIFFHKNIFDYGSGNVGTTNAYRVFGKYAGTVVLIIDILKGTLGALMPLFFNLDRHWVLFIGIFAVIGHCFSIFLKFRGGKAVATSAGILLAYNPLLFLICFIVLATIVYVTSMVSVASLTTVLFFTIASLFLHDWILTIVAAIVTIIIYVRHIPNIKRLLKGKENLVPIGLKYKKQQREQQK; encoded by the coding sequence ATGAAACTTCTCATTTGTGCAATATTAGCCTACCTAATCGGTTCGTTTCCAACGGCTTATCTAGTGGGGAAAATATTCTTTCACAAGAATATCTTTGATTATGGTAGTGGCAATGTCGGTACTACCAATGCTTATCGTGTTTTCGGAAAATATGCTGGAACAGTGGTGCTGATTATCGATATTCTAAAAGGAACTTTGGGCGCACTGATGCCTCTATTTTTCAATCTAGACCGGCACTGGGTTCTCTTTATTGGAATCTTCGCTGTTATCGGACATTGTTTCTCAATTTTCTTAAAATTTCGAGGTGGCAAAGCTGTGGCAACCAGCGCTGGTATCCTATTAGCCTACAATCCACTATTATTTTTAATTTGTTTCATTGTTCTAGCAACTATCGTCTATGTTACTAGTATGGTCAGTGTTGCCAGTTTAACTACGGTTCTATTTTTTACAATAGCATCTCTATTTCTTCACGATTGGATTTTAACAATCGTAGCTGCCATAGTGACTATCATTATCTACGTACGTCACATCCCTAACATCAAGCGTTTGCTTAAGGGAAAGGAAAATTTAGTTCCGATTGGCTTGAAATATAAGAAACAACAACGCGAGCAACAAAAATAG